The genomic stretch TTCGTGCTGCACGCGCCGCGCCAGACGGGCAAGACCTCTGCGTTGCTGGCGTTGAGGGACCAACTCAACCTGGTTGGCGAGTTCCGTTGCGTGTACGTCAACGTCGAAGGCGGCCAAACGGCGCGGGAGGACGTGCGGGAGGGCGTGCGAGCGATTCTCAGCGCTCTGGCCAGAGCGGCGCGCCACGGGCTCGACGACTTGTTCGTAGCCGAGGTCTGGCGTGACATCCTCGAAGGATCCGGTCCCAACGATGCACTTGGGGACACACTGGCTCGCTGGTCCGAAGCCGATGCGAAACCGCTGGTGCTCCTGATCGACGAGATCGATTCCCTGATTGGCGACACCCTGCTTGCGGTGTTGCGGCAACTCCGGGCCGGCTATCCGGACCGCCCGCGCCGGTTTCCCCAGAGCGTGATCCTGTGCGGCGTGCGCGACGTGCGCGACTATCGCATTCAGTCTGCAGCGGAGAACCAGATCATCGCCGGCGGCAGCGCCTTCAACATTCGCGCCGAATCCCTGCGGCTGGGAGACTTCTCGCGGCGTGACGTCGAGTCCCTGCTGGGGCAGCACACCGACGAGTCGGGACAGGTGTTCACGGACGAGGCACGAGGCGAGATCTGGGAGTTGACCCAGGGACAGCCGTGGTTGGTGAACGCCTTGGCCTACGAAGCGTGTTTCAGGAACAAGACCGGACGGGACCGCAGCCGGGAGATCGCCGGAGAAGCCATCCAGGACGCATGCGAACAATTGATCCTCCGACGAGAAACGCATCTGGACCAGCTCACGGACAAGCTTCAGGAAGAGCGGGTACGCCGGGTAATTGAACCGCTGTTGGAAGGCTCCGACGCCGTCGACTCGATTCCAGCCGATGATCTGGAGTATGCGCGCGACCTGGGCCTTGTGACGAGAACCCGCCCCGTCGCCATCGCCAATCCCATTTACCGGGAGGTGATCCCCCGCGATCTGACCTACACGACGCAGGAGATGTCGATCCATCAGGATCCCGCATGGTACATCGACGATGACGGCGCCCTGCGGGTCGGAAAGTTGCTGACCGCGTTCCAGGAGTTCTTTCGGGAGCACTCGGAGCACTGGGTGGAGCGGTTCCAGTACAAGGAAGCCGGTCCGCAGTTGCTGTTGCAGGCATTCCTGCAGCGTATCGTCAACAGCGGCGGGCGGATCGAGCGCGAGTACGGATTGGGCCGGCGGCGGACCGACCTGCTGATGGTGTGGCCTGTGGGCGGACGCTCCGGCGAGACGAGAGCCGGGACGGATCGGCCGGCGCAGAAGGTGGTCGTCGAATGCAAGGTGCTGCGCCGAAGCCTCGACGAGACGCTCCGCGAGGGTCTGGCGCAGACGCGCGCCTACATGGACCGCTGCACTGCGGCGGAGGGACACTTGGTGATTTTCGACCGCACCGAGGGCAAGCCGTGGGTAGAAAAGATCTATCGCCGCAACGAGACGGAAGGCGGCGCGCCGGTGACCGTGTGGGGGATGTGAGGGATGCTCGGCGGTCCGTGGACATCCTGATAATCGGCGCCGGTTCGCGCCGCGAATCTGAGCTTGCTCGGTGGGCGAGTATGACCCGTGCCCGTCGTCACCGAAACACCTGTTTACCTGAGCACTTCAAACGCCAACCCGCGCCCACGGCCGTACCGGTAGTTCGTGAAATCGCTGTCAAGGGCGATCATGCGTGGCCGAGCCGTTCGCGACGATACTCATGACGATTCGGAGCCTCGGCGCTTGTGGGCGCCGATCGCTACCGCAATCATTCGGGATTTTCCCGATGCGATATTCATCCGCTTGGAGGAGCCCAGATCGAAAACCAGGGATCGATCAGTGTTCCTTGGGGACCGGGACAAATCCTGGTCCACCAGTCGGCGAATGTATTCGGCGGGGGAGATGCCGAGGTCGGCTGCCCTTTGACGAACTCGCGTGTGAACTTCTGTGGTGAGGGAGATCTCGGTGCATACCATCACAATATTTCCATTATACCGTGACACCTAAACTGTATCTGAGCCACACTCCCGAAGTGGAATGGGGGTGGCAGCGTACATTGAGATCCAAGGGGACAGTCGTCAGGCCCGTAGGCTTGGCCAAGTGGTGATGTCGACGAGGAACTCCAGCGGTTTGTGATCCCGCATTAGTCTGAACTGAGGAATGAGATGCACGGCGAACGCGACCCGAATCCCAAAATGAACCTCCACCCCGGACTGAGCTTCAGCCGGGACGAGTATTTGCGCCGGTACCGGCTGGTGATGGACGGAATCCGGAAGGCGGGCGTCGACGCCCTGCTGGTTCGGGGACCCGAGAACATCACCTACCTCACCG from Acidobacteriota bacterium encodes the following:
- a CDS encoding ATP-binding protein; this translates as MRFFNTAGPINPEMHYSIPPLERLDADDLLLLIRQWKYFVLHAPRQTGKTSALLALRDQLNLVGEFRCVYVNVEGGQTAREDVREGVRAILSALARAARHGLDDLFVAEVWRDILEGSGPNDALGDTLARWSEADAKPLVLLIDEIDSLIGDTLLAVLRQLRAGYPDRPRRFPQSVILCGVRDVRDYRIQSAAENQIIAGGSAFNIRAESLRLGDFSRRDVESLLGQHTDESGQVFTDEARGEIWELTQGQPWLVNALAYEACFRNKTGRDRSREIAGEAIQDACEQLILRRETHLDQLTDKLQEERVRRVIEPLLEGSDAVDSIPADDLEYARDLGLVTRTRPVAIANPIYREVIPRDLTYTTQEMSIHQDPAWYIDDDGALRVGKLLTAFQEFFREHSEHWVERFQYKEAGPQLLLQAFLQRIVNSGGRIEREYGLGRRRTDLLMVWPVGGRSGETRAGTDRPAQKVVVECKVLRRSLDETLREGLAQTRAYMDRCTAAEGHLVIFDRTEGKPWVEKIYRRNETEGGAPVTVWGM